A single genomic interval of Amycolatopsis albispora harbors:
- a CDS encoding 2OG-Fe(II) oxygenase, producing MDKYAKRVAAADWGAVAAELGDLGCALLPRLLTPAECRRIAGLWHETDRFRATINLRRHRFGDHGDYRYFAEPFPEPVAALREALYPRLLPIARDWYAKLGRDAEWPDTLGEWLRVCHDTGQTRPTPILLRYETGGWNALHRDLYGEKVFPLQVVLNLDEPGVDHTGGEFLLVEQRPRAQSRGMSTLIPQGHGLVFTTRDRPVVSARGWSAAPVRHGVSPVRSGRRHTLGLVFHDAT from the coding sequence AAACGTGTCGCCGCCGCCGACTGGGGTGCGGTGGCCGCCGAACTGGGCGACCTCGGCTGCGCCCTGCTGCCGCGGCTGCTCACCCCGGCCGAGTGCCGCCGGATCGCCGGGCTGTGGCACGAGACCGACCGCTTCCGCGCGACGATCAACCTGCGCCGCCACCGATTCGGCGACCACGGCGACTACCGCTACTTCGCCGAACCGTTCCCGGAACCGGTGGCCGCCCTGCGCGAAGCGCTGTACCCGCGGCTGCTGCCGATCGCCCGCGACTGGTACGCCAAGCTCGGCCGGGACGCGGAATGGCCGGACACCCTCGGCGAATGGCTGCGCGTCTGCCACGACACCGGGCAGACCCGGCCGACGCCGATCCTGCTGCGCTACGAGACCGGCGGGTGGAACGCGTTGCACCGCGACCTCTACGGCGAGAAGGTGTTCCCGCTGCAGGTGGTGCTCAATCTCGACGAACCGGGCGTCGATCACACCGGCGGCGAGTTCCTGCTGGTCGAACAGCGGCCACGGGCGCAGTCGCGTGGCATGTCGACGCTCATCCCGCAGGGCCACGGCCTGGTGTTCACCACCCGCGACCGGCCGGTGGTCTCCGCGCGCGGCTGGTCCGCGGCGCCGGTCCGGCACGGGGTTTCCCCGGTGCGCAGCGGGCGACGGCACACGCTCGGCCTGGTCTTCCACGATGCGACCTAG
- a CDS encoding sigma-70 family RNA polymerase sigma factor — MPGESVEQLIAAARAGDQDAFRGLVDPFCDELQAHCYRMLGSVHDAEDALQETLVRAWRALPKFDAARGTIRAWLYKIATNRCLTTIERRGRRELPADLGPGAPETEIAWLEPYPDDRLGPEAQYAARENVELAFVAALQHLGARQRAVLLLREVLDFSANEVAELLETTVASVNSALQRARRTIDPQRTSQRAALAELGADGVRKLAGQYADAWQRGDLQAIVDMLTEDARYSMPPLTAWYAGRADIREFLATGPLRWDWRFLPARANGQLAFGTYRWDEEQGVYLPCGLDLLAVRGDRIAEVVSFLDADFSRFSLPPWL, encoded by the coding sequence ATGCCGGGGGAGTCCGTCGAGCAGTTGATCGCAGCCGCGCGCGCCGGCGATCAGGATGCTTTCCGCGGGCTCGTCGATCCCTTTTGTGACGAGCTGCAAGCGCATTGTTACCGCATGCTCGGCTCGGTGCACGACGCCGAGGACGCCCTGCAGGAGACCCTGGTACGGGCCTGGCGCGCGCTGCCGAAGTTCGACGCGGCCCGCGGCACGATCCGCGCCTGGTTGTACAAGATCGCCACGAACCGCTGCCTGACCACGATCGAGCGCCGTGGCCGCCGCGAGCTGCCCGCCGATCTCGGGCCCGGCGCGCCGGAGACCGAAATTGCCTGGCTGGAGCCTTATCCGGACGACCGGCTCGGGCCGGAGGCCCAGTACGCGGCCAGGGAGAACGTGGAACTCGCGTTTGTCGCGGCGTTGCAGCACCTCGGCGCCCGGCAGCGCGCGGTGCTCCTGCTGCGCGAGGTGCTGGACTTCTCCGCGAACGAGGTCGCCGAGTTGCTGGAAACCACCGTCGCCTCGGTCAACAGCGCGCTCCAGCGGGCCCGCCGGACGATCGATCCACAACGGACCAGTCAGCGGGCTGCGCTGGCCGAACTGGGCGCGGACGGCGTCCGCAAGCTCGCCGGCCAGTACGCCGACGCGTGGCAGCGCGGCGATCTTCAGGCCATTGTGGACATGCTGACCGAGGACGCCAGGTACTCCATGCCGCCGCTGACTGCCTGGTACGCCGGGCGCGCGGACATCCGGGAGTTCCTGGCGACCGGGCCGCTGCGCTGGGACTGGCGGTTCCTGCCCGCGCGGGCGAACGGCCAGCTCGCCTTCGGCACCTACCGGTGGGACGAGGAACAGGGCGTCTACCTGCCCTGCGGACTGGACCTGCTCGCCGTGCGCGGCGACCGGATCGCCGAGGTCGTCTCGTTCCTGGACGCCGACTTCAGCCGGTTCAGCCTGCCGCCGTGGCTCTAG